The genomic segment GCTCGTGATGGCGCTGGTCTGCCTCAACTTCACCGGTCACGATCATGGCCTGGCTGTCGCCTATGGCGAGGACCTCACGCCCTATGTCGTGGCCGACGGGACCATCCCGGTGCTCTGCGCCCAGGACGTCGATGGCGACCGTGGCCCGCATGCGCCCTGCCATGCCTGCCGCATTGGCTTCGACCTCGACCTGCCGCCGGCGCCCTCCTGTGCAGAGCCGGCGTTCCTGGCGGTTGCCGGCGTCCGCTACGACGCTTCCGCGGCTGGCACCGCCCGGCAGATTCTCCGTCCCGCCCACAGTGCTCGGGGCCCGCCACTCGCCTGATTCCTCCGGCCTAACGACCTCTTTCAAGACTCAAGGAATCGTCGAAATGAACAAGCTCTCCCTTGGCGCCGCGATGGGCGTCTCCTTCCTGATTTCCGCTGCCGGCATTGCCCAGGCTCACGACCACGCCCAGCGGGTTGGCGGGTCGGCCATGGTCATGGCCCAGGCCGACGCGGGTGACAACAAGGTGGCCGGCATGGATATGGCCGCGCCGGTCAAGCTCGGCGATCTCGAAATCTCCGGCCCCTTCGCCCGCGCCACCCTGCCCAACCAGCCCGTGGCCGGCGGCTATGTCACCATTACAAATAATGGCTCGGCCGCTGACCGCCTGGTTTCGGTCACCTCCCCTGCCGCCGCAATGGTCCAGATCCACGAGATGGCCATGGAAGGCGATGTCATGAAGATGCGCGAGCTGCCCGACGGCCTCGAGATCCCGGCGGGGCAATCGGTCACCTTGTCTCCGGGCGGGCTGCACCTGATGTTCATGAAGCTCAACGGCCCGTTCGAGCAGGGCAGCAAGGTCCCGGTGACGCTGACCTTCGAAAAGGCGGGTTCGGTAGAGGTTGAGCTTCCTGTCATGCCTGCCAACGCCGAAGCGCCCGCCGGCCATGACCAGATGAAGATGTAGGAGTATTTAGGCAATGACCCTGCGCACTATCCGTATCGGGCTCTGGGCGGCCGTTGTCGCCCTGGCCCTCATCGCGACAGCGGCCTATTTCCTGGTCAAGGTCCCCGGCCCGGGCCAGCCGGGCACATTCGGTGCTGGCAGCTATAGCCTCGTGGACGGCAATGGCGGGCCAGTAACTGAGGCCACCTTCAAGGGCGCCCCCTCGATGCTCTTCTTCGGCTACACCCATTGCCCGGACGTCTGCCCGACCACGCTCTCGGACATGGCTGTCTGGTTCCAGGAATTGGGCGACGAGGGCAAGCCGCTCAAGGCCTATTTCGTCACCGTCGACCCCGAGCGCGACACCCCTGCGGTGATCAAGGACTATGTGAGCTCGGTGACCGACCGCGTCACCGGCATCACCGGCACGCCCGAGGAAATCGCCAAGATCATCTCGGCCTGGCGCATCTACGCCAAGAAAGTGCCGGGAGAGGACGGCGAATACACCATGGACCACACCGCCTCGGTGTTCCTGCTCAATTCCAAGGGCGAGTTCGAAGGCACGATCGCCTACCAGGAAGCTTCAAGCGTCGCCGTCGAGAAACTAAGGAAACTGCTGGCCAAGGCATAGCGCCTAACCGCACCCATAGGGATCTTGCCCGGCCGTCGCGCCGGGTAAGTCCGGCGGTTTAGTCGCCCAGCAGGTCCGGCCGGCGGGCCCTGGTCAACTCGACGCTCTGCGCGCGCCGCCACCTTTCGATCTTGCCGTGATCACCCGACGTCAGTACTGCCGGGATCTCGCGGCCCTCGAAGACCTGCGGGCGGGTGTATTGCGGGTATTCGAGCAGCCCGTTCTCGAAGCTCTCGTCGGCATGGCTGTCGGCCCCGCCCAGGACGCCCGGGATGAGCCGCACCACGGCCTCCAGCAGCACCATCGCCGCCACTTCCCCGCCTGCCAGCACGTAATCGCCGATGGAAATCTCTTCGAGCGCGCGCGCCTCGATCACCCGCTGGTCGACGCCCTCGAAACGTCCGCAGACGATCACCGCCCCCGGTCCCAGCGCCAGTTCCCGCGCCCGCGCCTGCGTCAGCGGCTTTCCACGCGGGCTCATGAGGATTTTCGGACGCAGATCACCGGCCGGCGCGATCGCGTCGATGGCGGCGGCCAGGATATCGGGTTTGAGCACCATGCCCGCACCACCGCCCGAAGGCGTATCATCGACGGTATGGTGCCGGTCGTGAGCGAAACTGCGCAATTGCGTGGCCTCGAGCGACCACAGGCCATCGGCCATGCCGCGCCCCAGTACCGAGGCCCCTAGCGGGCCCGGGAACAGGTCCGGGAACAGCGTGATGACATCGGCGGCAAAGCTCAATTCGGCTCCTCGTGCTCGCCCGGCTCGGTCTCGACCGGCGGCTCGATGACGAGATAGCCCTCGGCCACGCGGACCTCGGGAACCACCGTGCGCGTGAAGGGGAACAGGAACGTGTCCCCGCTCTGCCCGTCGCGCACTTCCAGGATATCGCCGGCGCCGAAATTGGGCACGGCGATGACCTCGCCGAGCACACGCCCGTCGCTGAGCCGGGCTTCGAGCCCGATAAGGTCGGCATGATAGAAATCGTCTTCGTCGTCGGGCTCGGGCAGCCTGGAGCGATCGACATAGAGGTCGATACCGTTGAGCTTTTCAGCCTCGTTGCGGTCCGAGACGCCCTTGATGCGGGCGATGACGACGGTCTTGTTGAGCCACGCGGAGGCAATCTCCACTACCAGGCCCGGTTTGCTGGTTTCCAGCGGCCCATAGCCGGCAATGGCCAGCGGCTCGCCGGTAAAGGGGGTTATGCGCACCTCGCCCTTGATGCCGTGGGCCGCACCGATGCGGCCCAGCAGCAGGCGGTTCTTGTCGTCCGCTTTGCCCCCTTCCATGGCGGATTAGGCCGAGGCTTCTTCGGCGGCTTCGGCCGGAGCGTTCTTGGCCTCTTCGGCGGCGGCAGCGGCAGCAGCGCGGGCCTCGGCGCGCTCGGTCGCCTTGGCGCCCGGCACGGCCTTTTCGGGGTTGTTGCGGGCTTCGCGCTTCAAGAGGCCCGCGGCGTCAAGGAAACGCTCGACGCGGTCGGTCGCCTGGGCGCCGACGGAGAGCCAATGCTGCGCGCGCTCGGTGTTGAGCACGACGCGGTTCTCGGCATCCTTGTTGAGCAGCGGGTTGTAGGTGCCCAGCTTCTCGATGAAGCGGCCATCGCGCGGCGAACGGGCGTCGGCGACCACGATGTGGTAGAATGGGCGCTTCTTGGTACCGGCGCGGGCGAGGCGAATCTTGAGGGCCATGGGTTACTCCTGAATCTGGCTTTGTCTGTTTTCGCGTTGGTTATTTCTTCTTGGGCACGAAGCCGCCACCGAGCCCTGGAAGGTTCGGGAAGCGAGAGGCGCCGCCAAGCCCGGGCAATCCGCTGCCCGAACCCGATTTCAACAGCTTGCCGACATCGGTCGGCAGCTTGTCGGAAATGTCGCCCGGCATCTGCTGCGGGATCGACTTGGGGTCGATACCGGCGCGCCGCGCCATTTCCTCGATCTGCTTGGGATCCATCTTGGAGATATCGGGTATCTGGCCGAGGCCGGGCATCATGCCGCCCATCTTGCCGCCGAACATCCCGGCGAGCGAGCCGAGGCCGCCCTTGGACACCTTCTTCATCATGTCCGCCATCTGGCGGTGCTGCTTCATGAGCTTGTTGACTTCGGAAACCTCAACGCCCGCGCCGGCAGCGATGCGCTTGCGGCGGGAGGCGTTGAGGAGGTCGGGCTCGGCCCGTTCCTTCTTGGTCATCGAATTGATGATGGCGACCTGGCGATCGAAGATCTTCTCGTCGATATTGGCGCCCGCCATGGCCTTCTTGAGCTGGCCGACGCCGGGCATCATGCCCATCAGCCCGCCCATGCCGCCCATCTTCTTCATCTGCAGCAGCTGGCCGCGAAGGTCTTCGAGGTCGAACTGACCCTTCTTGAGCTTCTTGGCCATCTTCTGCGCGTCTTCGGCAGAGACGGTTTCGGCGGCCTTCTCGACGAGCGAGACAATGTCGCCCATGCCCAGAATGCGGTCGGCGATGCGGCCGGGATGGAAATCCTCGAGCGCATCCATCTTTTCGCCGGTGGCGATGAGCTTGATCGGCTTGCCGGTGGCCGCGCGCATCGAGAGCGCCGCGCCGCCACGGCCGTCGCCGTCGACGCGGGTCAGCACGATACCGGTGATGTCGACGCGCTGGTCGAACGAACGGGCCAGATTGATGGCGTCCTGGCCGGTCAGCGCATCGGCAACCAGCAGCACTTCGTGTGGATCGGAAACCGCCTTGATCTCGGCGGTCTCGGCCATGAGTTCTTCATCGATATGTGTGCGGCCCGCCGTATCGAGCATCAGCACGTCATAGCCGCCGAGCTTGCCCTCGCGCGCGGCGCGCCTGGCGATCTGCACCGGCGTCTCGCTCGGCACGATCGGCAGCGTATCGACCCCGATCTGGGTGCCGAGCACGCGCAGTTGCTCCATCGCGGCCGGGCGGCGCGTATCGAGCGAGGCCATCAGAACTTTCTTGTTCTGCTTGTCCTTGAGGCGCTTGGCGATCTTGGCGGTGGTGGTGGTCTTGCCCGAGCCCTGCAGACCCACCATCAGGATGGTCGCCGGGGGCGTCGTGGCGGTATCGAGCGGCACGGCGGTTTCACCCAGCACCCGCACCAGCTCGTCGTGAACGATCTTGACGACCTGCTGGCCTGGGGTCACCGAGCGGGTCACCTCGACGCCGACGGCGCGCTCGCGCACCTGCTCGACGAAGGCGCGGACCACTTCGAGCGAAACGTCAGCCTCGATCAGCGCGCGGCGAACTTCGCGCAGCGCTTCGTTGACGTCGTTCTCGGAGAGCGCGCCACGGCCCCGCAGGCCATCGAAGATTTTCCCTAAGCGGTCGCTTAGACTTTCAAACATGCTCTTGGTCCTTTTCTTCGTGGGCGCCCACGAAGATATGGGTAATCGCGTCCAAAACCAAAATGCACCCGTGGGCGCAACGCGCTGACGGATGCTGACCGCCTGCCTCCCGGGCAGGCTAGTGGCTCGAATTCAGGTCTTGGTCCTGAGATCGCCGGCCTTATAGGCGCGAAGAGGCACCCGAGTCAATCGAAGTGGCCAAGGCCCGGTTTCTGCGCGGACCTGCCTAACCTTGGGTTAACTTCTTCTGGTCCCGTTCATGCTATTGAACAGGCTGCAGTTTTCACTCGAGGCTTCCCGATTGTCTCTCTCCTCGCTCCGCCCACGCGCGCTCGGTGTTCCGGAAGGCTCCGCCCCGGTCGTCGTCCACGGCAGCCTCGCCGAGGCGGAAGCGGATTGGCGTGCCCTCGAAGCGACTGGCATCCTGACGCCCTATCAGCGCTACGACTGGGTCAGGGCCGTGCTCGCTTCCGACCTCGAGCGTGCAGACGGGGTCGCCATCGTCGTGGTGCGCAGCCAGGGCCGTCCGGTCGCGCTGCTGCCGCTGATCATCGAGCGCCGCTCGGGCTTTTCAATCGCTCGCCTCATCGGCTCCGATATTTCCAACAGCGACTGGCTTGCCTTCCTGCCCGGCACCGACATCTCGCCCGAATGGCTGGGCCTGGTCCTCGATGAAGTCCGCGAACTGGTCGGAGCGCTCGATCTCGTCTGCTTCTTCAACCAGCCCCGTCAATGGGCCGGCCACGCCAACCCCGTCCTCGCGGTCGGTGCCGATCCCGGTCCCAACAATCTCTATACCGCCATTATCGGCCCGACGCCGGCGCCTTACATCGAGCACCGCCTCACCCACAAGCGCCGCGGCAACATCAAGCGCGGCGAGCGGCGGCTCGAAGAAATGCTGGGCAGGGTGGAACTGCGCCGCGTCACCACGATCGACGAACTCGACCGCGTCCATGCCGCCTTCCTCGCCCAGCGCGGCGAACGCTTTGACCAGATGGGGGTGGGCAATCTCTTCGCGCAGCAGAGCTTCGTCCGCTTCTTCAGGAACCTCGCCGTCGAGGGTTTCTCGGACCGACACCCTGCCCTTTGCTTCCATGCCCTCTATGCGGGCGAGGAGATCGTCGCCACAACCTGCGGCGCCTTCGCCGGCAAGCATTATTCCCAGTACATCAACTCGACCGCGAGCGGCCCAGCCGCCAAATACAGCCTGATGGGCATCCTGGTCGCGAAGCTCATGGACGAGCTGAACGCCTCGGGAATCGACACCTTCGACATGGGCATCGGCGATTTCGACTACAAACAGGATTGGACGGCGCCCGAGCCGCTGTTCGACACACTTATCCCCCTGACTCCCGCTGGCCACCTCGCCGCTCTGGGCCTCAGGACCAGCCAGGGGGCCAAGCGCGCCATCAAGCAGAACCCCCGGCTCTGGGGTCTCGCCCAGTCTATCCGCAAGACGCTGCACAACCTTCGCAAACGCTAACGAAAAAGGCGGCCAGTTGGCCGCCCGCTGCGTTCTCGATTCACCGCGTGGTTCCCCCCAACCACCGCACTTCCCCTACCCCGAGCGTGGACTTCTCCACTCAGGTGGCGTGATGCAATAGGCCCTGGGTCTTTGTCCGCGAAGGTTGCGGGGGTGAGGGAAACTTTGTGTTCGCCAGTTCGAAGAAGCTGCGCCCCTTAGGAGCGCCCTCACATCCCAGTCTTCTTCTTGTCCTGATAGTAGTAGTTCGCGTCCTTGCCCAGTACCAGCGATCGGATCACCTTGCGCAGGGACTCGCTCTTGCGCAACGGAGCGGCGATCCCCGCCATCACGCGGAACGCGCCGAGCTTGACCGCGTCCCAGCCTGGCGAGGTGCCCGGCGCCTTCTGCGGGAAGCCGCGGTCGCGCAGCATGGAATTGGCCACGTAAAGATCGTTGCGGCGCTTCACCTCCGCGGTCTTCCAGGTGATCGCCACCGAGATCGAATAGGTATCGGACGTGCGCACCCAGTGCGGCCAGATATAGGGCACGAAGACGCCTTCGCCCGGCAGCAGCCGGTTGTGCATGCCGCGCGCCTCGAAGCTCTCCTCGAACTTGAGGTTACGGTGTTTGGTGATCGCGTGCTCGATCTGATCTTCCGAGGCGATCGAACGATCCTCGTTGTCGTAGACGTTGAAGAACTTTTCGCCGTGCACCTGAATGAAGAAGTTGTCTTCGCTGTCGAGGTGGAAGGGTGTAGTCGAGCCTGGCGAGGACACGAAAAGGAAGCCCTGGATATCGGTAAAGCCGGCCTCGGCGAGGCTGCGATGCCCCTGCGCCCGTGCCACCGACATCAGCGCCTCTTCGAGGAGCGCCCTATAGGCGGGGTGCGCTTCGACGCGCTTTAGCACCATCCAGGCGCCCGCCGTCTCGATCTTCTGCACCACATCCTCGGGCGAAAGGTCGACCAGCGGCGTGCTGGAGGGGTCCTGGCTCACCGCGGCCTTGCCCGAATTATA from the Youhaiella tibetensis genome contains:
- the rimM gene encoding ribosome maturation factor RimM (Essential for efficient processing of 16S rRNA), producing the protein MEGGKADDKNRLLLGRIGAAHGIKGEVRITPFTGEPLAIAGYGPLETSKPGLVVEIASAWLNKTVVIARIKGVSDRNEAEKLNGIDLYVDRSRLPEPDDEDDFYHADLIGLEARLSDGRVLGEVIAVPNFGAGDILEVRDGQSGDTFLFPFTRTVVPEVRVAEGYLVIEPPVETEPGEHEEPN
- the rpsP gene encoding 30S ribosomal protein S16 yields the protein MALKIRLARAGTKKRPFYHIVVADARSPRDGRFIEKLGTYNPLLNKDAENRVVLNTERAQHWLSVGAQATDRVERFLDAAGLLKREARNNPEKAVPGAKATERAEARAAAAAAAEEAKNAPAEAAEEASA
- the trmD gene encoding tRNA (guanosine(37)-N1)-methyltransferase TrmD yields the protein MSFAADVITLFPDLFPGPLGASVLGRGMADGLWSLEATQLRSFAHDRHHTVDDTPSGGGAGMVLKPDILAAAIDAIAPAGDLRPKILMSPRGKPLTQARARELALGPGAVIVCGRFEGVDQRVIEARALEEISIGDYVLAGGEVAAMVLLEAVVRLIPGVLGGADSHADESFENGLLEYPQYTRPQVFEGREIPAVLTSGDHGKIERWRRAQSVELTRARRPDLLGD
- a CDS encoding cupin-like domain-containing protein, translating into MTAEVLSADDSAFANLFPLKPFRIRHGFVDDPRLTLPAILDLVKHLPRDRIEYNSGKAAVSQDPSSTPLVDLSPEDVVQKIETAGAWMVLKRVEAHPAYRALLEEALMSVARAQGHRSLAEAGFTDIQGFLFVSSPGSTTPFHLDSEDNFFIQVHGEKFFNVYDNEDRSIASEDQIEHAITKHRNLKFEESFEARGMHNRLLPGEGVFVPYIWPHWVRTSDTYSISVAITWKTAEVKRRNDLYVANSMLRDRGFPQKAPGTSPGWDAVKLGAFRVMAGIAAPLRKSESLRKVIRSLVLGKDANYYYQDKKKTGM
- the ffh gene encoding signal recognition particle protein; translated protein: MFESLSDRLGKIFDGLRGRGALSENDVNEALREVRRALIEADVSLEVVRAFVEQVRERAVGVEVTRSVTPGQQVVKIVHDELVRVLGETAVPLDTATTPPATILMVGLQGSGKTTTTAKIAKRLKDKQNKKVLMASLDTRRPAAMEQLRVLGTQIGVDTLPIVPSETPVQIARRAAREGKLGGYDVLMLDTAGRTHIDEELMAETAEIKAVSDPHEVLLVADALTGQDAINLARSFDQRVDITGIVLTRVDGDGRGGAALSMRAATGKPIKLIATGEKMDALEDFHPGRIADRILGMGDIVSLVEKAAETVSAEDAQKMAKKLKKGQFDLEDLRGQLLQMKKMGGMGGLMGMMPGVGQLKKAMAGANIDEKIFDRQVAIINSMTKKERAEPDLLNASRRKRIAAGAGVEVSEVNKLMKQHRQMADMMKKVSKGGLGSLAGMFGGKMGGMMPGLGQIPDISKMDPKQIEEMARRAGIDPKSIPQQMPGDISDKLPTDVGKLLKSGSGSGLPGLGGASRFPNLPGLGGGFVPKKK
- a CDS encoding SCO family protein, with the translated sequence MRTIRIGLWAAVVALALIATAAYFLVKVPGPGQPGTFGAGSYSLVDGNGGPVTEATFKGAPSMLFFGYTHCPDVCPTTLSDMAVWFQELGDEGKPLKAYFVTVDPERDTPAVIKDYVSSVTDRVTGITGTPEEIAKIISAWRIYAKKVPGEDGEYTMDHTASVFLLNSKGEFEGTIAYQEASSVAVEKLRKLLAKA
- a CDS encoding copper chaperone PCu(A)C; protein product: MNKLSLGAAMGVSFLISAAGIAQAHDHAQRVGGSAMVMAQADAGDNKVAGMDMAAPVKLGDLEISGPFARATLPNQPVAGGYVTITNNGSAADRLVSVTSPAAAMVQIHEMAMEGDVMKMRELPDGLEIPAGQSVTLSPGGLHLMFMKLNGPFEQGSKVPVTLTFEKAGSVEVELPVMPANAEAPAGHDQMKM
- a CDS encoding GNAT family N-acetyltransferase, which codes for MSLSSLRPRALGVPEGSAPVVVHGSLAEAEADWRALEATGILTPYQRYDWVRAVLASDLERADGVAIVVVRSQGRPVALLPLIIERRSGFSIARLIGSDISNSDWLAFLPGTDISPEWLGLVLDEVRELVGALDLVCFFNQPRQWAGHANPVLAVGADPGPNNLYTAIIGPTPAPYIEHRLTHKRRGNIKRGERRLEEMLGRVELRRVTTIDELDRVHAAFLAQRGERFDQMGVGNLFAQQSFVRFFRNLAVEGFSDRHPALCFHALYAGEEIVATTCGAFAGKHYSQYINSTASGPAAKYSLMGILVAKLMDELNASGIDTFDMGIGDFDYKQDWTAPEPLFDTLIPLTPAGHLAALGLRTSQGAKRAIKQNPRLWGLAQSIRKTLHNLRKR